From a region of the Canis lupus dingo isolate Sandy chromosome 5, ASM325472v2, whole genome shotgun sequence genome:
- the TEX12 gene encoding testis-expressed protein 12: MMASHIVKPDTRNCKRPRELEPQMPDSPQLSSLGKSDSSFSESSGLFYKDESLEKDLNDMSKEINLMLSTYAKILSERAAVDASYIDEIDGLFKEANTIENFLIQKRELLRQRFTVIANTLHR, translated from the exons ATGATGGCAAGTCACATCGTAAAACCTGATACTAGAAATTGCAAGAGACCAAGAGAGCTGGAG ccTCAAATGCCAGATAGTCCACAACTGTCTTCTCTTGGAAAATCAGATTCCTCTTTCTCTGAAAGCTCTGGACTGTTTTATAAAGATGAATCCCTGGAGAAAGATTTGAATG ATATGAGCAAGGAAATTAATCTAATGTTGTCTACATATGCAAAGATCTTAAG tgAGAGAGCAGCAGTAGATGCATCTTATATTGACGAGATAGATGGACTCTTCAAAGAAGCCAATACTATTGAAAACTTTCTAATACAAAAAAGAGAGCTCCTGAGACAGAGGTTTACAGTGATTGCAAACACATTGCACAGATAA